The Amycolatopsis solani genome has a window encoding:
- a CDS encoding type VII secretion system-associated protein, translated as MTAEKWVLLIDPAWRPEPSAPDRTHVVGGWLTSADGSIGAFEPNPAYEPSGPDSPADPLDAVLRLLAAGDAEFAQVASVFRRARPALALDAAGAPLTAPSPDGVPCLLAATAPTHRGRVRTAGWRAVDAAELAELLAERPGTDLLLNPGAPGCTRLPAQTVRDLTRT; from the coding sequence ATGACGGCTGAGAAGTGGGTCCTGCTGATCGACCCGGCGTGGCGGCCGGAGCCGTCGGCCCCCGACCGCACCCACGTGGTCGGCGGCTGGCTCACCTCGGCGGACGGCTCGATCGGCGCGTTCGAGCCGAATCCCGCGTACGAGCCGTCGGGCCCGGACAGCCCGGCGGACCCCCTGGACGCGGTCTTGCGCCTGCTCGCGGCCGGTGACGCGGAGTTCGCCCAAGTGGCGTCGGTGTTCCGCCGGGCTCGCCCGGCGCTGGCCCTGGACGCGGCGGGCGCGCCCCTGACAGCGCCGTCACCGGACGGGGTGCCCTGCCTGCTGGCGGCGACGGCCCCCACCCACCGCGGCCGCGTCCGGACAGCGGGCTGGCGAGCGGTGGACGCGGCGGAGCTGGCGGAGCTGCTGGCCGAGCGGCCGGGCACGGACCTGCTGCTCAACCCGGGAGCCCCCGGCTGCACCCGGCTGCCCGCGCAGACCGTCCGGGATCTCACGCGCACCTGA
- a CDS encoding NRAMP family divalent metal transporter, producing the protein MKKILAVTLGILTAIGGFVDIGDLVANSQTGARFGMRLAWVVIVGIVGICVYADMAGRIAAVSGRPVFDLIRERLGPRIALVNLVGSYLVTMLTLGAEIGGVALALHLATSVHYLLWVPVVAVVLWVVLWRTKFETLERVFGLLGLALVVFVVALVTLPVPWADLLGEVGGGPPPTENWATYGYFAVALFAAAMTPYEVFFFSSGGVEENWTRKDLGTERVNVFVGFPLGGLLSLAIMACAAVVFEPASVKVDAITQTTLPVGLALGKLGLAVVILGVFAATFGAALETGLSAGYTVAQYFGWEWGKRVAPRRAARFHTVVLVSVVLGAALLLTTIDPVQLTEYTLLLSAVVLPLTYLPILVVANDRDYLGDQVNGRIRNVLGVTYLGVILVAAVAAIPLMIITGAGQ; encoded by the coding sequence ATGAAGAAGATCCTGGCCGTCACCTTGGGGATCCTCACGGCGATCGGTGGTTTCGTCGACATCGGGGACCTCGTCGCGAACTCCCAGACCGGCGCCCGGTTCGGCATGCGGCTCGCGTGGGTCGTGATCGTCGGCATCGTCGGGATCTGCGTGTACGCGGACATGGCCGGCCGGATCGCCGCGGTCAGCGGCCGTCCGGTGTTCGACCTGATCCGGGAACGCCTGGGCCCGCGGATCGCCTTGGTGAACCTCGTCGGGTCCTATCTGGTCACGATGCTGACGCTGGGCGCGGAGATCGGCGGGGTGGCGCTCGCGCTGCACCTGGCGACCAGCGTGCACTACCTGCTGTGGGTGCCGGTCGTGGCGGTCGTGCTCTGGGTGGTGTTGTGGCGCACCAAGTTCGAGACCCTCGAGCGGGTGTTCGGTCTGCTGGGCCTGGCGTTGGTCGTGTTCGTCGTCGCGCTGGTGACGCTGCCGGTGCCGTGGGCCGACCTGCTCGGTGAGGTCGGTGGGGGACCGCCACCGACGGAGAACTGGGCCACCTACGGGTATTTCGCGGTCGCCTTGTTCGCGGCCGCGATGACGCCGTACGAGGTGTTCTTCTTCTCCTCCGGTGGAGTGGAGGAGAACTGGACGCGCAAGGACCTCGGCACCGAGCGCGTCAACGTGTTCGTCGGGTTCCCACTCGGCGGCCTGCTGTCGCTGGCGATCATGGCGTGCGCCGCGGTCGTGTTCGAGCCGGCCTCGGTGAAGGTAGACGCGATCACTCAAACGACGCTGCCGGTCGGGCTGGCGCTGGGCAAGCTCGGCTTGGCGGTGGTCATCCTTGGCGTGTTCGCCGCGACGTTCGGGGCGGCGCTGGAGACCGGGCTGTCCGCCGGCTACACCGTCGCCCAGTACTTCGGCTGGGAGTGGGGCAAACGCGTCGCCCCGCGCCGCGCGGCCCGGTTCCACACCGTCGTGCTGGTCAGCGTCGTGCTGGGCGCCGCGCTCTTGCTGACCACCATCGACCCGGTGCAGCTGACCGAGTACACGCTGCTGCTGTCCGCGGTGGTCCTGCCCCTGACGTACCTGCCGATCCTCGTTGTGGCGAATGACCGCGACTACCTCGGCGACCAGGTCAACGGCCGGATCCGCAACGTCCTGGGCGTCACCTACCTGGGCGTCATCCTGGTCGCGGCGGTCGCCGCGATCCCGCTGATGATCATCACCGGAGCCGGCCAATGA